The genomic segment GGCACGCTGACGCTGGCGCCGGGACAAGAGGTGGAATTGCAGGAAGAATGGGATCAGCGCGGCAACGACGGCAACCTGGTGGCACCTGGTGACTATCAAGTGCGGGGCGTTTTGACCGTTAAACCGCCTATCGTCACCGCCCCAGAACCGCTCACCATTGCTCCCGCCGCCTCTCAGTGACGCAACGATTTTGAGGAGAGCAAAGGAGGTGCAGACAATGCTTCGTCCATGGACGGTCGCGATGGTATTGGTGACGGTGCACTTCGCTGTTGCGCAGGGCGTTAGCCCCACAGTAGTAGCACAACAAAACGGATTAAAGTGGGAGGAAGCGGCGGCGGCAATTTTGCTTTCGCAGGTGTTCGGTGTTGACCTGTCAAGCATCTTAACAGCACGCAGCGAGGTCGGACAGCCCGTTTTCACGATGGCGCCGGCAATCGTTATCGTGTCCGCCAGCAAAAGGGATTTGCGCGAGATCCTTGCCCTGCGCCGCAAAGGGCGTGGCTGGGGGGTTATCGCCCATCAGTTGGGCGTCCATCCCGGGGCTTTCAACAAGCGACGCGTGGCGCTAACGAAACTCAGCGACGCACAGATAGAAGCCGCTGTCTGGCAGCAAGTGTTGGCACAAATTTTCGCGGTTCCGCCGCCCCAAATTATCGTGTTGCGGCAGAAGGGACTCTCGTGGGGCGATGTTCTCGCTGCCTTGCAAGTCGCTGCTGCCGCCCGCATGACACCTGAGGCGGTGCTGGTCGTTTGGCGCAACGCCGGCAAAGATTGGGCGAAAGTGCGGGCGCACTACGGGGTGTCACCCGATTGGTTACCACCAGTAAGCGGCATGGGCGAACTTAAGCCGGCTCCGTTAGGGTATGAGCGGGGTAAACATGGCAAAAAGAAATAGGCGGTGCCCAACGCCTGCCGAGAGGTCGCCGATTAAAAGGAGGTCGTGACGATGATGCGCAAACGCGTAGTGTGGGGCGCTGTCGTCGCCGCTGTCGCGCTTGCAGGTGCTGCGCTGGCACAAGAGCAAATTCTCAAGGGCGTCGGGGCGATCCTGTTGACGAAAGCCGTCGCCAATCAGTTGAACAGAGGCATCAACGCCGTGATGGGACGCAACGGGGTCAAAGCCCAATCCACTAAAGTCGTTCCTATCGTCAGCGTAGGCGAAGGCGTTCGCGTCGGCGCCGCCCAAGTCATGGGCTCGTCGTGGGTCGTCCAAAAGGTGGAAGCCGTTGCTCAGTTAGAAGCCAACCTGATGGGGTCGGCACGGGCGAAAATCCTCGTGCCCGTCTCCGACATCAATGTGACGCGCGGCATCAAGCAAGTCACAGGTGTCGGCGTCTCGGCGATTATTGACCTGAAGTTGTGAGGGACAAAGGAGTGTGAAAGGGAAGGTGCAAGGTATGCGATGGGTTTCCGTCGCCGTAGCGACGATTGCGGTGGTAAGCTTCTGTGGTGCGCAGCAAACGCCCAGCGATGTGGCGTTCGGGGGCGAATTCTTCTTCCGCTTTCGCGCAGCGGCTGGCGGGCTGTCACCTGAGGAGCGCGCCGGCGTCGTGCAAGAGCGGTTGACGCAAGTGTTCACGAACCTTTACGCGCGCGGCGCTTTACCGGCTGTCAGCACCCGATACCATGGCGGCTGGGCAACTGTTTGGGTGACCGGTGTTCTGTTTGCAACGGTGACCATCAACGATGCCCGCGCTAACGGCACGACCGTCCGCCACTTGGCGCGACAGTGGAGCCACCGCACTGCGCGGGCACTGCGGACAATTCTGCCGAGCCCAAAGTTGGCGCGGTCGTTAACCCGCCCGCTTTGGCTGGCGCAAGCACGGTGAAAACTCGCCTCCCCTCCCCGCACCGTTAAGGCGTCAGGGGCATCGCCGCTTGGCGATGCCCCTGCGCTATTGTTAGTCGGGTGAAAAGGCGGCGCCACCGCCTGCAGGGTCAGATGCACCGACCCAACGCCCGTCACGGTATTGAGCGACTTGCACCGAAGCGATGCCTCCGTAACTTTGCGGGAGTTTGACACAAGGTTGCCCTCGCCGCTGCACTTTGTCCAGCACCCATGACGGGATACGGGCGTGGCACTCAATCGCATGCAGTTGCGCATCAAAACGCGGCGCCGTTACCGCTTCGGTCGGGGTCATGCCAAATTCCACGATATTGAGCAGGACTTGGACGATGCCACTGACGATGCGGGCGCCGCCTGGTGCTCCTAACACCAACACGGGTTCGCCGTCCCGCAAGACGAAAGTCGGCGCCATCCCCGACACCCGCGCTTTGCCAGGGGCAATGGAGTTGGGGTGCCCAGGCAGAGGGTGGAACCCCACCATCGCGTTGTTGAGCATGAACCCTGTCCCGCGCGGAATGACCCCTGACGATGACCCCAGCGTGTGGGTCAAGGCGACGATGTTCCCGTCGGCGTCAATCACTGTCAGGTGCGTCGTCCCATGCGGGTCGTGACTGCCCCATCGGGGCACCGACAACACCTCGCCCGCGGCGATGCGAGCGCGCCATTGCGCCGCCCATGCCTCCGAAAGCAAATCGTCCACTGGCACCGCGACAAATTCCGGGTCGCCGTGGTGATGGACCTTAGCGGTGAACGCCGCTTTGAAGGCTTGCGCGACGGTGAACAGGTAATCGGGCGAATTGTGCCCCATGCGCCGCAGGTCAAAACCTTCCAGAAGGCGCAATACCTGCGCAACAGTCACGCCGCCTGCCGGCAACGGGGCAGAAACGACTTCGTAGCCCCGATAAGGCACCCGCACTGGTGGGTGCCATCGCACACGATAATTGACCAAATCGGTGGGCGTGATGTGTCCGCCATGCGTTTCCAGTTCGGCGATAATGGCTGCAGCGACGCTCCCGCTGTAGAACTCTTTTGGACCTTGATCTGCCAGCGTCTGCAATGTCCGTGCCAAATCCGGGTTGCGCAGGGTTTCGCCGGCGTCGTAAGGGGCGCCGTTGGGTTTTAAGAAAAGCCGATGGGCTTCGGGGGACAATTGCAACCGTTGCAGCAAAGAGGGGCGTTCAGGATAGCGTTCGCGGGCTTTCCAACTGCGCGCCAGTTCGGCGCTGACGACGAAGCCTTCGGAAGCGATGCGAATCGCAGGTTCCAACACTTGCGCCCATGTCCATGTCCCGTAGCGTTCCAACAAAGCGTGCAATCCAGCCACTGTTCCCGGCACACCGACCGATGCAGCCCCCACATCGTTGACAGCGTCGCGGAGGAAAAAGCCGAACCCGTCAGGCGCTTCGCGCAGCACGCGGTCAGCCCACATCGTTGCCGTTGCTTTGCTGCCGGCGCGGGCGTGGAACGCTAAACACTCTATGCGTTTGCTGTGCGCCTCGTAAATCAACGCCACACCGAAGCCACCCAACCCGCACATTTGGGGGTCAATCACGCCTTGCACCAGTGCTGCGGTCACTGCGGCGTCAGCGGCGTTGCCGCCTTGCCGCAGCACTTTGACGCCTTCCTCAGCGGCAAGCACCTGTGGTGCGACCACTAATCCAGCCATTTCGCTCGCTCCTTTCCCTGCGGTTCAGGGGCGCCTTTGACCCAAAAGGTTCGGCATAGCAGACGCAGCGTTGGGTGTCACCTCCTACCCAATGTCCCCTCTGAGGGCATCCCAGTTCAAAGCGTAAGTGGGGCGTTCCCCGTTCAATGCTTGAACGACTTGCTCCGCTACTTTACGGCGCAACTCCCAGAGCGCCTCTTCGGAATACCACGCCCAGTGGGGTGTGGCGACGATGTGAGGGTGAGCGAGCAGGCGTGGGTCAGGTGTCGGTTCGCCGTGAAAAACATCCA from the bacterium HR17 genome contains:
- the ggt gene encoding Gamma-glutamyltranspeptidase yields the protein MAGLVVAPQVLAAEEGVKVLRQGGNAADAAVTAALVQGVIDPQMCGLGGFGVALIYEAHSKRIECLAFHARAGSKATATMWADRVLREAPDGFGFFLRDAVNDVGAASVGVPGTVAGLHALLERYGTWTWAQVLEPAIRIASEGFVVSAELARSWKARERYPERPSLLQRLQLSPEAHRLFLKPNGAPYDAGETLRNPDLARTLQTLADQGPKEFYSGSVAAAIIAELETHGGHITPTDLVNYRVRWHPPVRVPYRGYEVVSAPLPAGGVTVAQVLRLLEGFDLRRMGHNSPDYLFTVAQAFKAAFTAKVHHHGDPEFVAVPVDDLLSEAWAAQWRARIAAGEVLSVPRWGSHDPHGTTHLTVIDADGNIVALTHTLGSSSGVIPRGTGFMLNNAMVGFHPLPGHPNSIAPGKARVSGMAPTFVLRDGEPVLVLGAPGGARIVSGIVQVLLNIVEFGMTPTEAVTAPRFDAQLHAIECHARIPSWVLDKVQRRGQPCVKLPQSYGGIASVQVAQYRDGRWVGASDPAGGGAAFSPD